The Synergistaceae bacterium sequence AACATTATTACTGCTTCGGATGCAAGGCAGCAGGAGATATTTTCACGTACATCATGAGGGCGGAGGCGGTAGCTTTTCCTGACGCGCTGAGGCTTCTTGCTGACAGGGCGGGAGTGAAGCTGCCGGAGTACTCGCGGGAAGGGACGGACACCCGCGCTGTCTTGGACTTGGCCGCAAAGTTCTTCACCGCTAACCTCACCGGTACGCAGGGCATCGCCGCACGAGCCTACATGTCGCGGCGCAAGCTCGACGACTCCGACACAGCACGTTACTCGCTGGGCTACAGCCTGAACTCGTGGGACAGCCTCACGCAGTACCTTCGGAAGCAGGGCATCACGGACAGGGCAATCCTTGACGCTGGGCTGGCGATCGAGAACAAAGGCAGCATCTACGACAGGTTCAGGGGAAGGCTGATGTTCCCGATACATGATGTTACCGGCAAGGTCATAGCGTTCGGAGGGAGGCTGATTGACGGCGAGGGCGCGAAGTACATCAACAGCCCTGAGAGCACAACTTACAGCAAGCGCAGAAACCTCTACCTTCTCGACGAGGCACGAAAAGTTATGCTGAAGCGCGGGCGGGCAATACTCGTTGAGGGGTACATGGACGCGCTGAGGCTGCACAAGTGCGGCTTCACGGAGGCCGTTGCGTCTCTGGGAACGTCCCTCACGCCGGAGCAGGCAAATATGCTCTCGCGTTACGCGGACAAGTGCTACATCTGCTACGACTCCGACGAAGCAGGACAGTCCGCCGCCGTCAAGGGAATGTACATCCTCGCGGAAAACGGACTGAGCGTGTACGTCGTGAGCCTGCCAGAGGGCAAAGACCCCGACGAGTTCCTGAGCACAAACGAACCGGCCAAGTTCACGGAGGCTCTGAGTTCGGCGAAACCGTTAGTCATGAAGCACATCGAGCTGTTGAGCCAGTCCCTCAGCAGCGAACAACACCGCCGCAAGGCACTCGAGCAGCTGTTCGCGAGCCTGCGGAGGCTCAGCCCTGACGAAGTTCTGCGCTTCAAGGGGAGCATCTGTGATGCGACGATGCTTCCGCCTGAGGCCGTCGAACGCTACCTTCTTGGCGGCAGAGCCCGCAAAGCCTCTCCGCGAAAAACAGCCCTCCCCGCTCAGCCGAAAGATGCGGACGACACCCTCGAGGCCGCTATGTGCTTCCTGCTCTGGGACAGCCCGGAATGCCGCACGAGCATTACCCCGAGCGAAGCAGTCAGCCTCCTCACGACGAACCTTGCGCGCGAGGCAGCACTGGCGATTCTCACCGAGAACACCGACAACCTGCAGGCTGTGTGGCACAATTCCGGCGAAGAGGAGAAGATAGGCCTCCTAACGAGGGGAGAGGTCTTCTGCTCACAGCTGCAGAGCCCGTCGGCAGGGAAGTTCTTGAAGGTCTACAGCGGCCTGAAGCGCAGAAGCATCGACAGGCAGATAGCGGAAATACAGTCGCTCCCTCCGTCGGATCAGGACATGGAGGAACTGCAGAGCCTCCTGACACAGCGGGGAAAATTCTCACTCTGACTTCAGGCTGAAGAAGTGTACAGGGTGTGCGGACTGAAAGATCACATCGCGGAGGTTTTCGCTAGCAAGAATCTCGGGTTCGCTGTCCTTCTCGCGAATGAATACCACTCCCGGAGCGTCCTTCATCGCCGCCAGAATCGCCGCAGACTTCTCGAAGCCGGCAATCATGAACGCCGTAGCCAGCCCGTCGCCTAACGAACCGTCAGGAGTAATTACGGTAACCGACAGCAGGTCGCTCATTACGGACTCGCCGGTCTTCGGGTCAAAGAAGTGCGTGTATCTCTTGCCGTCTACCTCCTTGAAGCGTTCGTAGCCTCCCGACGTAATCACAGCGCAATCGTTCACGCTCACGGCAAGTTCCGCTGCTCCGTAGGGGTTGAGGGGGTTGCGCACGCCTATCTTCCAGTTCCCGCCGTCAGGCTTTGTCCCGACAACGTAGATGTTCCCGCCCAAGTCTATGAGCCCGGAAACTGCTCCCCTGCTCTTCGCGAGGTCAGCAATCTTCTTCGAGGCGTAACCCTTCGCTATGCCCCCCAAATCGATTACACAGCCCTTCTCCTTCAAGCAGATGCTGTCGTCAGCGACATCAAGGTTCTCGATTCTGCTCAGGCCGATAACAGCATCAAGCTCCTCCTTCGTCGGCACGGTGTTGTCTGCGCGGTTAATCTTCCACAGCCTCGTTACCGCACCGATCAGCGGGTTGAACACGCCCCCCGTAACCTCGTACAGCCTCACCGAATCCCTGACTGCCTCGACGACGTACGGCGGGACATTCACGCGTTCAAGGCCTGCCTGAGAGTTTATGCGCGAGATGTCGGAGGAGGGGTTGTACATCGAGAGCGCGTTGTCCAGCTCAGCGAGAAGAGCATACGCGTCGTCAATGAGCTTGTCGTCCTTTGTTGTGAAGGACATGCGGATAACGGTATTCATTGCGAAGCCGTCGCGCTTTACCTCAGGGACAGGAGCAACAGCCCACGACAACAGCCCGGCAGCAACAAGCAGTGCAGCGACAAAATATTTGCGGTACATGAAATCAATCACCTCGCCCGTATTATAATTGTCGCAGCTAATTTTTTGTGAGGAGCAGAGAACAATGACGTACTTTATCGGAGTTGACATAGGGGGCACGAACCTCAAGGCCGGAGTTGTCGACACAGAGGGTCATATAGTCGGCGAGGCCTCAGTACCTACGGGGGCGGACAGGCCGCAGGACGTTGTGCTCGAGGACATTCTGGGGGCAGTGAGCAAGGCGGTAGAGGCTTCGGGCGTGAGCATGAAGGAGATTCGCGCTGTCGGTATGGGCTCGCCGGGACTTATCGACTACACGACAGGGACTGTGGTCTACAACAACAATCTTGGCTGGCGGGACTTCCACATCTGCGAGAAGATGAGCGATGCCCTGAGTATGCCTGCACGCCTGGAGAACGACGCTGACGCGGCGGCACTTGGCGAGGTTGTCGCAGGGAGTGCTAAGGGAGCAAAGAGCGCGATGATCATCACGCTGGGGACTGGCGTGGGTTCGGGTTACGTTCTCGACGGAAAAATCTTCAGGGGCTGTGAGTTCGGGCACATGGTTATAGCTTACGGCGGGAGGAAGTGCACCTGCGGACGGCACGGGTGCTTTGAGGCGTACTGTTCCGCGACGGGACTAATCAACATGACGAAGGAAGCTATCGCCGAACATCCCTCAAGCACGCTCGCTGAGATTGCGGCGAAAGAAGGAACTGTGAGCGGGCACACTGTTTTTGTCGCGGCGGAAGAAGGCGACAAGGTAGCAGAACACATCATCGACGAGTACACCGGGTACTTGGCCGGAGGGCTGGCGAACCTCATCAACGGACTACAGCCTGAAGTAATCAGCATAGGCGGAGGCATCGGCAAGCAGGGCGAGAGGCTGTTAGTTCCTCTTCGCGGAAAAGTTGCAGAGGAAGTGTACAAGGGGCTGCCCGTCCCTAAGATCGTGAGCTGTACGCTGGGCTACAAGGCCGGGCTTATCGGCGCGGCAATGGCAGCAAGAGACCTGTAACAGCAAAAAAGGGGGAGCAATTTCCCCCTTTCGTGATATCTTACGCTATCAGGGCAATCGCTACATCGTTGACGTTCGTACCTGTCGGGCCGGTCATCAATAATGCATCAGCCGCCTTCAGCGCGTTGTACGCATCATTGTTCTTCAGAACCTCCGCAATGCTGATACCTTTGCCCTTCAGCTTTGCTTCCGTAGTCCCGTCAACAATTCCGCCCGCCGCATCCGTAGGCCCGTCCGTCCCGTCAGAACCCAGAGACGCAACTACAACGCCTTCCAGCCCCGCAATTCCCTGCGAAGCCGCAAGAGCGAACTCCTGATTACGTCCGCCGAGACCCTTGCCCGTAAGATGCACTACAGTTTCTCCTCCGGCAATCAGTGCGCACGGAGCACTAACCGGCCTTCCCGAAGCCTTGACCTCGCGCGCAATACTTGCCATGAACGAGCCGCCTTCACGTGCCTCACAAGTCATCGTCGTCGTCAGCACAAGCGGAGTGTAGCCCTTTGCCTTCGCGATGTTCGATGCGGCCTCGCACAGTGCGGTAACGCTCCCCGTTATCGTCGCCGTAACGTTGCCGAGCTCCTTCGGTGTCTCCTGAGCAAGTACGTTCATGAGCTCGGGCTTGACCTTGAGACCGTACTTCTTCACGATTGCGAGAGCCTCTTCACTCGTCGACATGTCGGGAGCCGCCGGGCCTGAAGCGATGCTGTCGAGCCTGTCGCCCAGAACATCACTCAGCACGACCATGAACACATGAGCCGGTGCACAGACCTGCGCGAACCTGCCGCCCTTGACGCTGGATAAGTGCTTGCGGATTGTGTTTATCTCCACGATGTCCGCCCCGCAGGCCAAGAGCTGGCTCGAGATGTCCTGCATGTCCCCGAGAGTTACCCCTTCCGCCGGAAGCTCGAACAGCGCAGACCCTCCGCCGCTCACGAGGAACAGAACTGTGTCGTCAGCAGTGAGGTTCTTGACGTGCTCGAGGAGTGCCTTAGTGCCCTTGATGGTGTTCTCGTCAAGCACTGGATGTCCGGCCTCGTAGATCTCCAGACCCGGAATGTCGCCCATCGAGTGATCGTACTTGGTTACGACTGCACCAGAAATTCCCGAACCGAGAATGTCGCTTGCGGCTTTGGCCATCCTCCAGGCTGCTTTTCCGATTGATGCGACGATGATGCGTCCCTTGCCCTTGCGTGAGGTGAAGGCGGGGTTGTTCAGGGCTTCACGGACTGCTGACTCGGGAAGCACGGCCTTGATTGCGTCGTCGATTATTGCGCGCATGTCCTGCATGAGATTCGGCATGAGTTTAGATTCCTCCGTTGTGTATGAATGTTTGGTGTGGATGGAGCTATTGTATCACGAAAAACTTTGCGGCTTC is a genomic window containing:
- a CDS encoding DNA primase, which translates into the protein MTMYNNEIINQIKDSLDIAEIISERVKLRKTGRGYVGLCPFHRENTPSFHVYEDTQHYYCFGCKAAGDIFTYIMRAEAVAFPDALRLLADRAGVKLPEYSREGTDTRAVLDLAAKFFTANLTGTQGIAARAYMSRRKLDDSDTARYSLGYSLNSWDSLTQYLRKQGITDRAILDAGLAIENKGSIYDRFRGRLMFPIHDVTGKVIAFGGRLIDGEGAKYINSPESTTYSKRRNLYLLDEARKVMLKRGRAILVEGYMDALRLHKCGFTEAVASLGTSLTPEQANMLSRYADKCYICYDSDEAGQSAAVKGMYILAENGLSVYVVSLPEGKDPDEFLSTNEPAKFTEALSSAKPLVMKHIELLSQSLSSEQHRRKALEQLFASLRRLSPDEVLRFKGSICDATMLPPEAVERYLLGGRARKASPRKTALPAQPKDADDTLEAAMCFLLWDSPECRTSITPSEAVSLLTTNLAREAALAILTENTDNLQAVWHNSGEEEKIGLLTRGEVFCSQLQSPSAGKFLKVYSGLKRRSIDRQIAEIQSLPPSDQDMEELQSLLTQRGKFSL
- a CDS encoding glycerate kinase, with the translated sequence MPNLMQDMRAIIDDAIKAVLPESAVREALNNPAFTSRKGKGRIIVASIGKAAWRMAKAASDILGSGISGAVVTKYDHSMGDIPGLEIYEAGHPVLDENTIKGTKALLEHVKNLTADDTVLFLVSGGGSALFELPAEGVTLGDMQDISSQLLACGADIVEINTIRKHLSSVKGGRFAQVCAPAHVFMVVLSDVLGDRLDSIASGPAAPDMSTSEEALAIVKKYGLKVKPELMNVLAQETPKELGNVTATITGSVTALCEAASNIAKAKGYTPLVLTTTMTCEAREGGSFMASIAREVKASGRPVSAPCALIAGGETVVHLTGKGLGGRNQEFALAASQGIAGLEGVVVASLGSDGTDGPTDAAGGIVDGTTEAKLKGKGISIAEVLKNNDAYNALKAADALLMTGPTGTNVNDVAIALIA
- a CDS encoding FAD:protein FMN transferase, yielding MIDFMYRKYFVAALLVAAGLLSWAVAPVPEVKRDGFAMNTVIRMSFTTKDDKLIDDAYALLAELDNALSMYNPSSDISRINSQAGLERVNVPPYVVEAVRDSVRLYEVTGGVFNPLIGAVTRLWKINRADNTVPTKEELDAVIGLSRIENLDVADDSICLKEKGCVIDLGGIAKGYASKKIADLAKSRGAVSGLIDLGGNIYVVGTKPDGGNWKIGVRNPLNPYGAAELAVSVNDCAVITSGGYERFKEVDGKRYTHFFDPKTGESVMSDLLSVTVITPDGSLGDGLATAFMIAGFEKSAAILAAMKDAPGVVFIREKDSEPEILASENLRDVIFQSAHPVHFFSLKSE
- a CDS encoding ROK family protein — protein: MTYFIGVDIGGTNLKAGVVDTEGHIVGEASVPTGADRPQDVVLEDILGAVSKAVEASGVSMKEIRAVGMGSPGLIDYTTGTVVYNNNLGWRDFHICEKMSDALSMPARLENDADAAALGEVVAGSAKGAKSAMIITLGTGVGSGYVLDGKIFRGCEFGHMVIAYGGRKCTCGRHGCFEAYCSATGLINMTKEAIAEHPSSTLAEIAAKEGTVSGHTVFVAAEEGDKVAEHIIDEYTGYLAGGLANLINGLQPEVISIGGGIGKQGERLLVPLRGKVAEEVYKGLPVPKIVSCTLGYKAGLIGAAMAARDL